From a single Streptomyces sp. NBC_00377 genomic region:
- a CDS encoding GNAT family N-acetyltransferase: protein MRILPAQADDVSKLLAFREEAAAWLTRLGSDQWQRPYPADRLLATIEAGAVFMVMDGNATAATITLTPDAEQGLWTEDELQEPSMFVNKLTVARTHAGQNIGGRLLDWAGERAYRAGAKWLRLDAWTTNEALQRYYLTQGFEYVRTVREGGAVNGGPRVSGWLAQRLTGPADHGFEDQTPDPEAPSTRY from the coding sequence GTGAGAATCCTCCCCGCTCAAGCCGATGACGTGTCCAAGCTGCTGGCTTTCCGCGAGGAGGCAGCGGCTTGGCTCACGCGACTCGGAAGCGACCAGTGGCAACGCCCGTATCCCGCTGACCGCCTGCTCGCCACCATTGAGGCAGGCGCCGTTTTCATGGTCATGGACGGTAACGCCACAGCCGCGACCATCACCCTCACTCCCGACGCGGAACAAGGGCTCTGGACGGAGGATGAGCTGCAAGAGCCGTCCATGTTCGTCAACAAGCTGACTGTGGCGCGCACACACGCTGGACAGAACATCGGGGGTCGGCTGCTCGATTGGGCGGGGGAGCGCGCCTATCGCGCCGGGGCTAAATGGCTACGGCTGGACGCATGGACCACGAACGAGGCTCTCCAGCGCTACTACCTCACGCAGGGATTCGAGTACGTGCGTACGGTCCGTGAGGGTGGCGCAGTGAACGGTGGTCCGCGCGTCTCTGGATGGCTAGCTCAGCGACTCACTGGGCCGGCGGATCACGGTTTCGAGGATCAGACGCCGGACCCCGAGGCGCCGTCAACGCGGTACTGA